CCCTCATTTGTAACCATGCTCTATAATTtatgcatttaatattttattagtaGAAACCTGTCATCTAATTTttaagaatactgtatatttaacatGTCTGCACATCTTCTTTCTTCATGGGTGTAATTTCAGCTATGGTCCGCATTGCCAGAGCTAGTGGGAAGTATCAGAACTGTCTGGAGAATTTATCACAGCTGTCACCCACCAGAGTCACACACCTTCTGCAAGACAACATGACCAAAAGTAAGAAAAGAAGGATTTCTGAATACAGtatcattttaatcattttaaagggAAATGCTTCTGGAACATTCCaagttaaatttgaaaaaaatatttgaagacCTTATCTCAAACTCTCTTTTTTACACATGACTGTGAAAAGCTATTTataaagcttgtttttttttacaacggcTATCACATTTCTTTTAATCTCATTTTGCGTTGCAGAACGTCCTACCTTCAACTATGACAAATTCTTTCAAAAGAAGGTTGAGGATAAGAAGAGTGAGCACACGTACCGGGTGTTCAGGACGGTGAACAGGAGAGCACAGGCCTTCCCCCTGGCTGATGAGCTCTCCGGCCTGCAGACCCCGGAGAGAGAGATTTCCGTCTGGTGCAGCAGTGACTGCTTGGGCATGAGCTGCCACCCCCAGGTTCTTCGCTCGATCTCGTACGTGCTTTAGTTCTCTACTCTATGTGTTTCCAGATGTCCAGAACGTATCATAATTCAAACCAAAGGGATGCAAGAAGTCCCAGCACAGTTCAGTGACTCTGTTACAGGAGCGCCTCTCTGGAGACtggtctctccctctctggtCTACATGCAATGCTCACAAGCAACGTCCATCCACCCAGTTTCAAACCACTTCCTCCgaaacacccagaggaaaaccACAACAAcacggagagaacatacaaactccacacggatagCACTTCGGGAccagaattgaatccagggtcccagcactgcaaatcagcaatgctaacaacGGTACCACCACGCAAGTAACTTATATGCTGTAAAATATCTCCATCAATTGCCGCAAATGttagagaacacacatttcaggaCTGTTCATTTAGAATGAGGGCGGCGTCAGCATGGCTGTCTCGCAGTACTGGAAAGCTGAGTGTgattcctggagtgctgtctgtgtgcagtctgtatgttctcctcatgttgtGGTTTCATCCCAGagctcaaagacatactggtaggataattggctctggtgtgagcatgtgtgtctgtgtctgtgacggactggtgtcctgtccagggtgaatccTGTCttatgcctgttgcttgctggtacaggctccggctcccctgcaaccctgtactggataaagtggtttagGAAGTGGATGGACCTTTAGAGTTAATCTTTGATCGTTTGCAGAGATTTCCCTATGTGAGACAACAGTACGCCTTACTCAACTTAACTGTCACAGAAGGTCTTTGTGAATACAGTACAACAGGTGTTTGTCTCTTAGCTCATGCACAGCATTTTCGCACCACTCAAAAAATTCCTAACACAAAAAAGTGTTATTTCTGTCCTCAGGGATGCTCTATGGCAGCACGGAGCGGGATCGGGAGGCTCACGGAACATCTCCGGGACAAGCAGGTTCCACGTGGATCTGGAGCAGGAGCTGGCCGATCTCCACCGCAAAGATGCGGCTCTGCTTTTCTCCTCCTGTTTTGTGGCCAACGATTCCACACTTTTTACACTGGCCAAGATGCTGCCAGGTAGAACATTCAGCCTGAGCCGGCAGACCCTCCCATCCTTATTCGCCGCAGGACGGGAGCTTACACTCCGCTgagttgtttgtgttttaaatcaAAAGGCTGTGAGATTTACTCAGACGCTGGGAATCACGCCTCCATGATCCAAGGGATCAGGAACAGCGGCGTGCCCAAGTTCATCTTTCGCCACAACGATGTTAATCACCTTCGAGACCTGCTGCGGAAGTCCCACCCCACCACTCCCAAGATCGTGGCCTTTGAAACCGTTCACTCCATGGATGGTAGGCGGCCATCTTCTTCTTTCAAGCCATTGCCTGCGCTCGGTCTCCTGCTGTGTAGTGACCAAGCTCCTTGTTCCGAACCCTAACCCACCTGGCTGTGAGgatgaggaggctgggacccccatgCAGAATGAGGATTGACCAAGGGGgagtgttactgtatgttggcACAGTGTGAGTTTGCAGTTCCAACACCATTGTGTTAATGTCGATGAAACAGTGTTATTACACTAGGGAGTCTTGGCAGCTCGTGTCCATTTTCTGGTAGTTCTGTGAAGTGAATAACAAAGGGCAGACAGGTGCCATAGGTGTCCACTGCAGTCCCTGCCTTTTCTGTGATACAACAGGGAGCTGCTCGGGTGCCAGTGGGGTGGAGAAGGAAGGCAGAAGAGGAAAGCAGTAGGAGAGAAGTGGCTTATGTGaagcaattttagtttttccaGATTTCCAGAAACAACGTCGGGAATGATTACAAGTGAGAGATGAGGCGAATGGAACTTGGCTGGCTGTCAGCTCTCCTGAACTGTCAACGTGCCCTCCAGTTAGCCTCGAAGAAATTCAAGAGCGAAACTTTGACCAATGTCCACGTCCGAGCTTTACCAATGCCATCTCTGTTCCCGTTTCTCTGTGATATTTGAGGTCTCAAGTGGGAGGGTGTCTTCCCATGCAGGTGCTGTGTGTCCGCTGGAAGAAATGTGCGATGTTGCCCATGAATTTGGAGCCATCACGTTCGCTGATGAGGTCCACGCGGTTGGGTTGTATGGACCTCGAGGTGGAGGAATAGGTGACCGAGAAGGAGTCATGCATAAGACAGACATCATCTCTGGGACACTTGGTAAGGATTCCTTGCTGTAACGAAAAGTCCAAGTGGCTTTAGATCCCTTACAGTATTATTACACAGGCAACAAGGGTGGACTTCTTCATGAACTTATTCTAGGGCACAATAACCATGCTGTCAGTTAGTAGggcttaaaggggaactgcagtcccattttcacagaccggttattaaatcttgaaaCTGTAGAGTCTCCAATTTTTTGCAAACCACTGGTTTTGCCACCAGGACAGGAGCGAGAGATTGCGTAAATTGCGATCTGAAGaggcctttcctgctcactagtcactgtaatgactaaagTAATGCAGTGTATAAgcgaataaatac
Above is a genomic segment from Lepisosteus oculatus isolate fLepOcu1 chromosome 1, fLepOcu1.hap2, whole genome shotgun sequence containing:
- the LOC102685240 gene encoding 5-aminolevulinate synthase, non-specific, mitochondrial-like; this encodes MFLLKAVRFLVVSPQKCSVLVNLASRPFSCPLCTSSAKKITQSDNAMVRIARASGKYQNCLENLSQLSPTRVTHLLQDNMTKKRPTFNYDKFFQKKVEDKKSEHTYRVFRTVNRRAQAFPLADELSGLQTPEREISVWCSSDCLGMSCHPQVLRSISDALWQHGAGSGGSRNISGTSRFHVDLEQELADLHRKDAALLFSSCFVANDSTLFTLAKMLPGCEIYSDAGNHASMIQGIRNSGVPKFIFRHNDVNHLRDLLRKSHPTTPKIVAFETVHSMDGAVCPLEEMCDVAHEFGAITFADEVHAVGLYGPRGGGIGDREGVMHKTDIISGTLGKAFGCFGGYIASTATLVDTVRSYAAGFIFTISLPPMLLAGARKSVQILKSEEGRTLRQKHQENVQLLTQMLMKAGLPVGHCPTHIIPVRVADAAKTNEVCDMMMRRHGAYVQAINYPTVPLGGELLRIIPTPRHTPQMMSDFTEQLVEIWKEIGLDLHSTSL